The window CTCTAAGGACAAGGttttgatgtgcaaagtgtttCCTTCCAGTTTGGGACCTGTGGTGATGAGATGGTTCGATGGTTTGAGGGTCAATTCCAAAGATTCCTTTAAGGAGCTTACCCAGGCCTTTGGCTCTTGTTTTATCACATGTAGTAGGGTACCTCGGCCCTTGGACTCACTACTGTCCTTATCCATTAGAGAGGAGGAGACCCTGAAAACGTACTTGGACAGATACTAGGAAATGTACAATGAGATAGATGGTAACTTTGATGATGTGGCCATCAATACTTCTAAGGTCAGCCTCCCTGCCGAGCACAGTTTAAGGAAATCTCTGACTGGCAAACCTGTTACCAGTGTGATCCAACTCATGGACCAGATTGATAAGTACAAGAGGGTTGAGGAAGACCAACAGTAAGGGAAAGGTAAAACGAAGGTTATCCTTCAGGAGATGAGAGATTGCAGGTTAGACCGATTCAATAATAACTGACCTCGGAGAGATTTCACTGGACAGTCAAGGTCTGCCAACACCCAGGCGGTTAATGCAGTGTTCCGAGAACCAATGCatcaggttttggagaagattaagaacgagttcttcaaatggccgaacaagatggctggaaaccccATGAGGTGCAACTAGAGCCTTTATTGCCAATCCATCAAGACCAGGGGCACACTACAGAGGATTGCAGAAATTTGTGGGACCATTTGAACCAGctagtccgagaaggaaagttgaagCAGCTATTGCACCATTCCAGTGGCCAGGCGAAGTAGACAGGTTCAGATCCCTGGAGAaatgcttcttcaagacctcCTCTGGGAACGATCAATGTGATCTTTGCTGCTTCCGGTAGGACCGGTTCTTGTCCCTCCAGAGTGATGTTTGTGGCTTGGTTGTCCACCAAGGACAACAATTCAGAGACAAAAAGAGCCAAAATAGAAATCCAACCAATTCTGGACTTCTCGGACAGGGATAAGATTAGAACCATCCAACCCTATGACGATACTTTGATGGTCACACTCAGGATagggggtatgatgtgaagagagtgTTGGTAGACCAAGGCAGTGATGTCGAAAttatgtaccccgacctatacaaaaggctaaatttgaaatttgaggaCCTAACAGCCTACGATTCCCTTCTTGTAAGTTCCGAAGGGAAGACTATTATTCCAAAAGGTCATATTAGACTACCCATACAGACCGGTTTAGAAGTGGTGGAGGCGGATTTCATTATGGtagacgcttattcaccctacacagctattgcGGCCAAACCTTGGCGTCATGCCTTAGGAGCTGTCTCTTCTACCCTACACCAGAAGGTGAAATATTCGTCAGAGGGCCAAGTTAAAGAGATTATGGGGAGTCAATCCATGGCTAGGCAGTGTATGGTGGCTGCCATCTTACATTGGCCCGAAGCTGAGTCCTTGATCTCTGCTGAAAagggcttatagcaatcaaaaactCCAATGTTGCCCGATAATGGATCAACTGAGGAAGCGAAATGTGAAGATCTAGAAAAGGTTGTTGTTTGCAATGATctggagaagttctttcaggtcagTTCCCAGCTGCCTCCCCAAAAGAGAGAAGAGCTAATTGAGTTCCTTagaaaaaatgttgatgtattCGTGTGGAGTGCTTATGAAGCTCTAGGGGTGGACCCAAACTTCATTTGCCACCATTTGAATGTCAATCCATCTAttaagtgaagaaaaagaatgagaaatgaGGAGTATGTATGGATTTCACGGATTTAAACAAGGCTGCACCAAAAGATCCCTTCCCTACGCCTCGAATAGACCAGCTGGTAAATGCCACTGTAAGCCATCCTtggatgagcttcttagatgcctttcaaggataccatcaaataccactagccCTAAATGATCAGGAGAAGACAACTTTTGTCACTCCCACTGGAAATTACCATTaaaaagtgatgccctttggcttgAAAAATGCGGGAtctacctatcaaaggatgataaCTAAGATGTTTGAACCACAGTTGGGCAAAAGCATTGAGgtctatatagatgacatggtggtgaagagtaaggtggtgtctgagcatgtgggagacctcggaaacatttttgaaattctaaGGAAATACAAGTTACGCCTTAATGCTTCCAAGTGCTCTTTTGGTGTGGGATCAGGCAAATTTCTGGGCTATATGGTGACTAACCGGGGAATCGAGGTTAATCCCAACTAGATTAAGGCGATAAACAATCTACAGCCACCTTGGAATCCCAAAGAAGTTCAAAAGCTAACCGAAATGACTACTGCCTTGAACCGGTTTATCTCTTGGTCAACAATAGATGTAGACCCTTCTTCATGTTGATGAATAAATAGAAGGGATTTGAGTGAATCGAGGAGTGTGCTTTGgccttccagcagcttaaggaatatCTCTCTCATCTacctatcatgtccagtctTGAGATGgataaagttctatttttttttattgctatgGCCCCTCATGCTGTGAGCTTGGTCTTGATTCGAGTTGATAGCGGCATACAAAGGCCGGTTTATTATGTGAGCAGGTCGCTGCATGAGGTCGAGATCCGTTATTTGCCATTGGAAAAGACCGTTTTGGCGGTAGTACACACTACACGTAAACTCCCCCATTATTTCCAGGCACATACAGTTGTTGTCCTAACTCAGCTTCCGCTCAGAGCTCTACTCCGTATTGCTGATTACACGAGaaggattgccaaatggggtaCGATTCTAagggcttttgacatcaaatataTGCCCCATACCCCCGTCAAGGGCCAAATCCTCGTGGATTTGGTGGCCGAGTTCGCTGAAGCCCCGTTTAAGAATAAGATAGAAGCGCAGcacatggatggaaaattggTTAGCTCAATTACCCCGCAAGAACCTTTGTATTGGAAGGTGTATGTTGATGAAGCAACAAACCAAAGGGGATCTAGAGTGGAGCTAGTTCTGATCTCACCTGAAAAGTTCACCATTGAGAAATCATTAAGATTGGGCTTCTCAGCCACAAATAATGAGGCTGAATATGAAGCTTTACTGGAAGGAATGTCCATGGTTCAAAGAATGGGAGGAAAGGTAGTAAAGATattctcggactcaagactagtTGTCGGCCAGGTGAAGGGCAAACTAGAAGCAAGAGATGAGAGGATGCAAGGGTACTTAAGTCAAATTAGGCATTTGCAATCAGGATTTGAATCCTTCAACCTACTGCACGtccctagaagtggaaacacacatGCTAATTCCCTAGCCACGCTTGTAACCTCCTCGGTGCAAAGCTTACCTCGGGTTATCCTTATAGAAGACTTGTGCAAACCCACAGAGGTAAAGGGAAAGATGGTTCATGTTCACCAAATCAGAGTAGGgcctagttggatggatcccatagtaCTATTTCTAAGAAAGGACATCTTGCCGGAAGATAAAACAGAAGTTAACAAAATACGGAGAAAGGCGCCTTGTTTTTGGCTATTCAAGGACCAAAAATTATACAAGCGCTCTTTTTCTAGGCCATATCTACTATGCATTCACCCTGAGGCATCAAAGCTGCTCCTTGAGGAATTACATggagggatttgtggaagctaTACAGGAGGCAGATCTTTATCTCATAGAGCCATCACTCGGGGCTATTAGTGACCAAATATGCAGAAAGAAGCGCATGAATATAAGAggaagtgtgatcaatgccaaagatttTCACCAAATATACATCAACCAAAAGGACCCTCTATCtagcccttggccatttgctcaatggggcttaGATATCATTGGCCCTTTCCCTAAGGCTGTAGGGAACAAGAGGTATTTGCTGGTCAGTACGGACTATTTTACTAAATAAGTTGAAGCTGAGCCCTTGGTGAATATCAGAGAtgtggatgccaagaaatttttctggaaaaacattgtcacccgGTTCAGGGTCCCTCACACCCTCACaatggccttcaatttgataaTAAATCTTTCAGAAGATGTTGCTGTGATTTGGGAATTACAAATAGATATTCTACACCAACTTATCCCCAAGGGAATGGACAAGTCGAGACtgttaacaaggtcatagtgaatggaatcaagaagaggttggattatgcgaagggaaaatgggtggaagagctacCACATATCTAGTGGACGTATCGAACCACACCTCGCAGGTCAACGGGGGAGactcccttttcaatgacttatggagccGAGGCTGTTATTCCTTTAGAAACTGGCTTCCCAATGCTAAAGACCAGCTCATTCAATCCGAGCAGTAACAATGAGTTGCTAGAAAAGAACTTAGactttattgaagaaagaagagaaagtgcaatggtccaattggcatactaccaacacaaactcaagcaaggttatgatgccaaTGTAAAGCTAAGACCATTAGTGCCTGGTGACTTGGTACCGAGAAAAGTTTTAGGTACTGCAAAGAACCCAGCATGAGGAAAGTTAGGGctcaattgggaaggaccatatcgcatTACCTCGATGGCTTGTATAAGAGCATATTTtttagaagacttagatgagcatgtaatattgtgcccttggaatgtaaacaacctgaaaatgtattattattaatgaaagtttccTTTGTCaatatgttcatttgttgtaTAAAGGCATTATACTTCCCATTGTTcaatctttataagtgttaaacagatccTAAGTTATATTAGGTCTCTTGGACCATATACTTTAgtgaaattaacactcaatggcatccttataagtgttaaacagattCTAAATTATGTCAagtctctcggaccacatacttgggtgaaattaacactcaatggcatccttataagtgttaaacagattctaagttatgtcaggtctctCGGACCATATATTTGGgtgaaattaacactcaatggcatccttataagtgttaaacagatcctaagttatgtcaagtctctcggaccacatacttgggtgaaattaacactcaatggcatctttataagtgttaaacagattctaagttatgtcaggtctctcagaccacatactttggtgaaattaacactcaatgacatctttataagtgttaaacagatctTAAGGCATGTCAAGTCTCTCGAATCGTATACTTGGGTGAAATTAACATTCAATATCTGATCCCCCAAACCGCATACTTAAGGGAAATCAATACTTGATGGTATATTGCTAAATATTAACACTgagatacttatttatttttcacttagTGCTAAAACAGATCTAGGAGTATATCTGACTCCTCGGATAGCTGGCTTTGTGCAAGCTAAAGTCCTTAATTATTTACCCAAGTGTTGGGTAGAATGAAGAGTACTTATCTTTATTGGATTCAGCCTTCATGGCAGAAGGATCAGGTTACAGTACAAATATGGGGTAAATTTCTTTGTTGCTGGCACTTAGTCAAATCAGTTAAGCTAGTGGCAGGGTATTGTTATTAGTTTCTATTAAAGTTAGAGTGGCAACAGTTCAATCTTATTTGCAATAATATTAAACTTGAAAGCATATAAAGTAGAGACacaagaaatagaaagaaaagtcTATTCATTAGTCAAAGGAAGATGCATTACAAGTGGTGGCAGAAGccacaagaaaagaaaaaaaaaacaataataaagaaaaatcctaCAACTACTTTTCTACTAGTCAAGGGCCCTCTTCGGAATCAGTTGCCTTCAGCTTGCCACCCTTAGCCTGAGATTTAAGCTCTGCGTCCTTGGCCTGGGAGACCACATCCCTGCTTGTAAAGGCATCCTCAGAGGGCTTGGCCTTCATTGAAGGCTGAGCCTCCTCACCCACTCTAAGAGGGAGAGCTTGGGTGGTAAGGAGTTGCTCGAGAAAAGGGATCGTATCCGGAATTTCTCGAATATCCTCTAGGAAGAAGATATCCTCGACCCTCCTTAGCTCGGAGTCTACAAGGACTCTTGGCCTGGGAGACCACATCCCTAATTGTAAAGGCATCCTCAGAGGGCTTGGCCTTCATTGAAGGCTGAGCCTTCTCACCCACTCTAAGAGGGAGAGCTTAGGTGGTAGGGAGTTACTCGAGAAGAGGGACCGTATCCGGAATTTCTCAAATATCCTATGGGAAGAAGATATCCTTGACCCTCTCAGCTCGGAGTCTGCAAGGACTCCCGCCCGGTCCATTGCTACTCCCCATGACTTGGTGTATTAGTCCCTGCACACTACGGCAACCTCCTCTGCCAGCCGGGTCTCCGTGTCCTGCACCCCACATTCGTAGGATGCCTTCACCGTGGCCTTAACGGCTTCCCTAGCCACCCGAGCTGCATCCTTGGATTTCTACAGCTCCGCCTTAAAatccaaaacatttttatttttggtggccAGGTTTATCTCGGTTATATGCAATTTTTGGCGCTGATCCTCGAACTGGCTCTCCGTGGTCTTTAGGCCAGCCTTGGCGCTTAGTCGAGCCTTGTCTGCCCCCTTCAACTTCTTGGACAGCTGTGTGTGCTCTTCTTTGAGGGCTCCGAGAGCTTTCTCAACCTCAAAACGGGAGTGGGCCTCAACTTTAACCTCATCATGAGCATTCCTGACCCACTCCTCGGCTACATAAACTTGTTGAGTGATTTGCATGATAATAGCAAAGTgatcaaatatatacatatgaaTAAATATGCATCCTAGTGTTAAACTCAGAAAGGTATTGATTGACTTACCATTGCAAGGTCCCTCTTCAATAACATGAAAAGGTCAGGTTGCCTAGTACGCCTGAGGCCCTCCATGTTTCGAGAGAGGAGAAGAGGTTGCTCTAAGGCCTCGGTGAGGATGGTGGTGTACCCCCTTTGAGACTTCTAGATTGTGACATCCTAAGGAATGGGAGCACCCTCCACCTCTAGCCGAGGGGCCCAAGAGCACTACCCTCAACACACTTCAGCTTCATTTCGGCTCTCCACTGATTTGGCTCTTTCGTCCTTGGGATccttagttttcttttgttgctTAGTGCCCTTTTGAAGCGTCACCCCACCTTCCTCCAATTCCTCAACTGGCTTTTTCTTCCTTAAGTTCGAATTGGCCTTCAATCCGAGGTCAGTAGGGGGTAggggaggaggaagaggaagattGGGAGGAACTTGGGTCTTGGGAACTTCTTTTGAAGTTAACCCTTTGTTCCTGTTCGCCAGCAAACCCTTTAAGCCGGTCCTTGGCTTCAAGTCCATGCCTCTTCCTCGACTTCTGAGCTAATATCGACCCGAGCAATAATAAGCCTCGGAGAATGAGCTACAGAAAATCTGTCGGACTCATGTTCAGAATCCGAGAGCTCCACAAGCTTTTCTGGCGCTCCTTCTACCTCTTCGAAGCGAAACTGATCGATCTCGGCATCGAGGGAGTGACAAGAAAAGGTTAACTCCTCTCTCAAAGTAGCTACCTGTTGAGGAACTCATTGAAGAGGCAACTGAACAAAAGGAAGATCTCTCCGAGCCAAAAACCCCGCCTTGGAGACGTATATCCGAGCTAGC of the Quercus robur chromosome 10, dhQueRobu3.1, whole genome shotgun sequence genome contains:
- the LOC126704007 gene encoding uncharacterized protein LOC126704007; this translates as MAPHAVSLVLIRVDSGIQRPVYYVSRSLHEVEIRYLPLEKTVLAVVHTTRKLPHYFQAHTVVVLTQLPLRALLRIADYTRRIAKWGTILRAFDIKYMPHTPVKGQILVDLVAEFAEAPFKNKIEAQHMDGKLVSSITPQEPLYWKVYVDEATNQRGSRVELVLISPEKFTIEKSLRLGFSATNNEAEYEALLEGMSMVQRMGGKVVKIFSDSRLVVGQVKGKLEARDERMQGYLSQIRHLQSGFESFNLLHVPRSGNTHANSLATLVTSSVQSLPRVILIEDLCKPTEVKGKMVHVHQIRVGPSWMDPIVLFLRKDILPEDKTEVNKIRRKAPCFWLFKDQKLYKRSFSRPYLLCIHPEASKLLLEELHGGICGSYTGGRSLSHRAITRGY